Below is a genomic region from Trichoderma asperellum chromosome 2, complete sequence.
GGCTTCATGATGGCAATTGTTCGACTGGCACAGCCTGACTAGATAAAACTGATGTTTTTTGAATATCCTTGGCTCGTGAACAGAGATGAGTCTGAACAGTCGTATATCAAGGGAAGAAAGGTGAAATGCTGCCCCTCTAGGTGGGGGAGGGGTTCCGCCGCCCCGCCTCGATGGACGGGCTTTCATCACGATTTGTAAACGTATGGGTGAAGTAACAGCCTTGTATAAAGTTGTTAAAGTAGACTTGACGGTGACATCAAAAATTGAAGAGACCAtgttcatcctcttcatctcgaaAAATTAATATCAGTTGCTCATATAGAGGCACACTCAAGACACATGCACACTCGCATGAGACGACAGCATAGCGCACATTGTGGCGGTAACAACTATATTCTAAGGTATCATTTGTTAATATTCAATGTTCAATAAACATTCCtgatgaagaagcagaataGAGAAAGACAACCAAACATTGGTTACTCAACTCACACCACTCGATTGCTCGATCAGCAAGACACCCTCAGACAGCCAGCCCTTTTTCGCCTTCCTTGATGTCGTGTCTACTTACGTCCAGATACAGCCCGATTCATAAATTTCACGTACATATCAAATAAAAATCAATCTTCATAGCTTCTTTACTTCACAACTCCTCGTAGCGGTACAGCTGCTCGACCCAAAAAGTCTTTGCATCTCCACGGGTGCTTCGCTCCCACCGGGTCTCAGCCTCAGTTTCGGTCTCGGTCTCAGTATCCGTCTCTTCCCTTATTGAAGACACACGCCCCTCTGAGAGGGTTGTACAAATGTattgaatattttttttcaggAGCGGCTGCACCCTCCGACGAGAGATTCGGTTGTGGCGAAAGGGTTGCTCAGCTTGAAGCCTCAGTCGGCGTAAAGTGCTCGGTGATGCAGCGGCGACTTCTTGTCTAGGCGCCATGGCAGCGATGCGCTTGGAGTGTCTCTCGGCGATAATGTAGGGCTTTCTCTGCGGATCGGTAAAAATAACGTTCTTCTGCTTGGAGAAGTACTTGAGGCTATTCCGCTGGTTTCAAGCGAAGTCTCGTAATCCGTAGTTGAAGCCGCGCCAACATTCGCCTTGTAATCGCGCGCAATGTggtccttcttctgctgatATCACCGGCAATGATGGGATTTGATGGGATTTATGATCAATTGATTTTGGGAGATGGGGAGAAAAAAGTTCAATGCAGAGAAAAGGCAGACAGCAGGGCTGCATGGCATGCTGCACTCTAATGCACATTTCAACCCGATGGGGGCCCAACCCACCAATGGCCACGACTGCGTGCATGCATGCTTATTGGTATTGATCCTTCTTTCGCACCACTCCTCTAAAAGATTGATACAAGTTGAGTCTTGATTTATAAGATGGGTGTGTGTACACATGTACTTTCCATATTACGTCTTTAAGAATAGCTAGTAAACACGACATTGTATTAGCTACCTCGGACTGATGGAATCTTGTATGCGTTTGCAATTTTGCGCGAGAATATGTAGCTTTCATTCAACTGCTAGTGCCGGAATACAGTACATTCAATCAATTTTTATTCATTATTGGCAAGAGATTTCTCTTCACCTATAATTAAGGTCCTTTTATCTCGTAGCACAACATGGGACCATTTGCGACTTGCAATTAGTTCAGGTCAACGCTGGATGACGATGCGCTGCATAGTTGCAACATTCTGTACAATGATTCCTTTTAATTGGTTAATTCTACATCAGTTCTTAGTTAATATCCTTGTTCCTCGGTTTGATACACGAAGGTGATTTGTTACATGAAAAGCAGAATTTGCGTTCGCTTGGTCAATATATTATCACAGGTAGCTAGTTGTTGGTTACTCCTGGTCACGATATGCTGTCCCTCATTCTTATTATTTATCGCATCTGTctctataatttaaactattgcttatatttttacataTCAATGGGCAAGGATACATGGCTTGGGATGAGCTCTAGATGAGCGCATTCACAGAGTGCTAGGTTGACTACCCCGGTGCTTTGACATATACctcgaagatgaagaaaaagaatgaagCTGATTAAATCTATTGGCTAATTTGAACTAGTTCAATGCATTTCAATGTCAGAGTACTTTGAATTAATTCCGTTAAGGACAGGGTAGATGTATGCACACGCCCTGTGAGCGGATACACGTATCTACCTATGTATATCTTCACCCGGATACAAATTTATAACGGAGTTCATTATATTAGCTTAGAGATTTATCTTACTAAAATAGAAGCTCTTCATTTGTAATTTATACATAACTTGCGCCGTTTTGCCCAAATTCAACAGTCAAGTCTATATGGGAACAGATGGAGTagctattaacttaaatatgTTGTATAAGCGTATAGCTAAGCTATCATGCGAGAAGATTTTATGGACGGGCATTTTATATGAACAAATACGACATATACAAGTTTTTGTAGTTAGATATATACCCATGTCCAACTTTGAACGCTGGTGGAGAGAGATGTGTTATTTATGTATAAGACTACTTGTAAGTGGTACTGTCTCGTTGGCATATTCGCATATTAAAGTATGGAGCAATGAGGTGAACTTACGATTAAACTGCGTtgaaaatatagctatttatgTAAATATTTTGAACTAATGATTCATTGGTAACCTAGTTTACTGAGCATAGTATTGCTACTGTGAAGATATCTGGTAATTTGTATAATTCTCTAGGTTATGCATCTTGGACATTGAACAAAGAGGTCAACTAGCGAGCATGTATACATTTACACGAACCACAGAGACTTGTTTCGCCGCACACGTCTTGAGTAAATATTACCTATACATTCAATTTGGAACATACCGAATTCCCAATAGGCGATATATCGCTTccagtacatgtatgttgaTTGTTGCTGTAACTCGAGCAATTCAGACACAACATTCCGAGTCTACACGCCTACAATCCGATAAAGGAGCATCATTGGGCTGGAGGGACAACTCGTATTATGGAGATGGATATAAATATGATGCGATGAACAATATCTAAAGTCTAGCTATGCATGAAATTTGGCAATCAATTGATGTCCACGGCTAAACTCGTCATTTGCATGCAATGAAGGAACCGTTATGGATCGATCTGACAGAACCCCGCCATTTTAGCCCCTCCAGCTCTATGCAGTTGGCCCCTGTAAGCCGGCAGTCTTAGCGGAGTCACTAGCTGCGGCATAGCGAGCTCAGTAGGTAAGCTTCAGAGGCCTTTAGATGTTTTGATTTGGAGCTTCAGTTGCCATCTGCCCCTTGATGCTTTCTCTCTCAGCCAACATTGGCCACAAAGATGCCTCCAGCCCCTACAATCACATCGGTCAAACAGACATTTGTCGCTACTCAGACAAATATCCTGTCCCAGCCGGTTGCGCCGTCTCGAGCCTGGCGCGCCTCCAACGACGCGTCTCAACATCCGCTTCCAAATCGCATCGTCGACGATGCCGTCGCAAACCTCAACCGCACGATCCAACAGCACTCTCGACGAGTCTATGCGCCTCAAGCAAATCGACACGTGGCCGAACAGATTAGCCATGTGTACTCGAGAGACGCCGAGCGCAGGATGGAAAATCCAGACGATGCTGAAGGTGGAATCGGAAGAGAACTTGATCTGGGTATGGCATCCTTGATTGGTGCCTTGGGAGGTGCTGGAGGATGATCGAGCGGGCCATGGCTGACAATTTTGACAACAGTGGATGAACAAGCCATCGAAACACTGCCCGCTGCCTGGCCATCAGACAGAGACGCCGAAGCCTTTCCTCTAGAAGCCACACGCTATGCAGCCACGGTTCGACAGCTGACGGACCTGAACCGCCAACGCAAAGAGCTACGGCAGAGAGTTGAACGACTCCGAAGTCTCCAGAAGACAGTCGAATCCTTTCAGACCACAGACGGTGCGGGCGTCCAAGAGAATCTAGTGACTCGCGATGGTCCTGTGGAGAAGGAACTCGAGAAGATGCGCTTCCTCCTTGCGCGCGTTGCGGGCCGTGTGAGCGAGCTATCAAATGCGCCCACAACTCAGAATACTGATGGCGTAGAGCTCAGCGCTTTGGCTGAagcgagaaagaaaaacattgAGAAATTTCTGGCAGACGGGCGAGTTTTCCCATCCTGAGATTTGAGGCAGAGCTGGAACTGGCCAAAGGAAAACACCACGTTGTTGATATAACGACTACAGTGAAGGGCTTCTACACAAGCAGCGGTATTACGGACTCTTGAGCTGTGCTTGACCACAAAGCATGCCCTCGCAAATAGATAGCTTTGAGCCAGGCAAGATTGACGCTTCAGATGGTTTCAAGGCTGGTTGGTATGGGCCAGGTGGATCTGCTTTCCGCCTGCTCCCCTTTAAGTTTCAGCTTGTTGGGAATATTCCATGCAAAAGCTGGGGAAGAGACTTTGCCAAAGGCGACTTCAATACGAGCGCAGGGGAAAATGGTAAGCGAGAAGACGAGCCTTTCAGCCTCACGCTATTCATGAAGTTGACATTTTCAAAATAGGCCCCGACTTTGACTGCCAAAAACGGTCAAACTAATGCAGAATACGAACTGCTTTTAATAGTGGATGGATGAACTTCAGCTCCATTACGTGGTTTACGCGCGATGATGAGCGTGGCCCTGGCTAGTCGTTTCAATCTCGAATTGATTGCCCAAAGCGGAAAGTTGGTCGAAATAAGATTTGACATGTGAGGCGATCTTGAGTGGGGTAAGCTTTAACGAGCTGTCTTTGCGCTCCTCGGTGCTTCAAGACATTTATTGTACTGGGGTTTGAGATGACGATTGCCGTCATAGTAGCTGGTGCCTCATCCTGCAGTAGTCTGCGTATCCTTTCGAATATGTAGGGGGATGCTCTACCGAGCTCTTGGCTCCGAGACTCAACCTCTTGCTAGCCACTGAATTGCGGATACATCTACACCATGTTTTCTTTATTTGATTCCTCTGTTCTCGTTTGCTCTTGATTATGGCATTTACGTGTTACAGAGCTCTGGAGAAGATAGCTTTGGAAACCATGCGAAACACTGGAAGCCAAAGATGATTAGGTAGAATGATGTAGGGGATGTTGAGGGAAGCAAATCTAGGAATACAAACTTGAAGAACATGCTTGCTAGGACCTGCTAGTTTCCAGGAACAATCAGCAAAACGATCCCTACAAACTACAGGACTCACCAGATGATTTCGTGAGCTTTGCTACGATATTTGCAATTTGTCACATGTTAGTGCTACTCTTCTACGTGCTGGGTCATTCATTGCAGATTTGACTAGAAGCCAGACAATGACAATGGTTGATTGCTATGGCCGCAATTTCATACTAGTttgcttaaaaaatagtgTCAAAATAACAACGTTATTAACACTGAAGTTACACCACCTTTGCTATGCAGACAACTCGAGTGACTGATAACTTTGCAATGTTTAGTTCAGTCCGCATTTCGCATTCGCTTAGAGAGCGGGTCATGCAGACCAAGTTTAGCGGTGGCTGCCAAGCAGATTGGCACTCCCGTCGTGCTTATGCCACCGCCTGAAATTGATTTCCGTCCGCTCTCATTGGATGCCAACGCAACCACAGCCTAAATAAACAGCGCCAGGAGAAACGCGAGGCTGCTTTCAGGCCATGCGGACAAGAGAGATTGTACGATTTGCTAGTATTCGAGTGAAGGAGCAGGAGGGATGGTGGGATGTCAGGCCATGCACAGTTTGCGATGCGGGCCGCGTAATTCATTTCTAGTAGCTTGTGAATAATGCACCTCTGAGGATGGGTATATAATGGAAGAGAGTAGGTTCTTTATAGGTTGGCGAGGCCTGTCTCATCCAAGCATTCCATCAGTTGACTGATTTAAGTCAACGCTTCAAATACCACAGTTCTGGCTATGCACGGTCGTGCTAACTTGACCTGTCGTCTATCTCTTATACCCCCGACTTATTCAAGGAGGACATCACGCCACTTATTTACGCTATTgctcttttaataatattcgTCAACTATGGCTCTAAACAGAGAAGGAATCTTCTCCCGCACAGTAGAGGACCAAGAGAACGATATaaaagcaaggcaaagcaATTTCGAAGACCAAGCATGGAAGCAGTGGCCGGCAAAGGCCCAGGTAAGTATTGGACATTTTTTCATGAGACCTgacttataaaatagcaagACACTGATAGTTTGTGGCATCTTAGTTTGAAGGACTGGAAGAGCATCGGGGCCCAATTCAACTGACAGTCAAAGGCTCCATCCCAGCCTGGGCTGCTGGCTCTTTATTCAGAACTGGACCTGGCCTGGACAGGGTAGAGGGTACGTCCAGAGGTACTCATATGATCTCGCATTGGTTTGATGGCATCGCCCATAGCCATCGATTCGACATCATTCCACCTGAATCAAGCGGAGGCAGCACCTCGGTTGTGTACTCTTCTCGTCGTCATTCAGATGCTCTCGTGGCCGAGATTAAAGAGAAGGGCTGGCAAACGAGCATCTCATTTGCTCAACGAGCTGATCCTTGCGTGGGCATATTTGGAAAGATGATGACTGTCTTTACCAGCGGCAAGTCCAACAACAACGTTGCTGTCGTCCCAGATATGCCTGGTGGTGACGTCGTAAAAGGAGGAGAGTCGTCGAAAGAGAAGGCTTTATATGTCCTTACCGATAGTGCGGCTCTCAGCAAACTCGATCCCAAGACTCTTGAGCCCATTGGCGAAGCCAGACAGCAGTCGCTCCATCCGAGTCTAAAGGGTCCAATTTCCTGCGCGCATTCACAGCGCGACCCTGAGACTGGAGATTTGTTCAATTACAACTTGGATCTGGGTGGCCGGTTTCCGACGTATCGCGTCTTTCGTGTCAATGCCAAAGACGGGAGCGTCGACATTCTCGCCACCATCTCAGGCAACGACTATCCAGCAGCATACATGCacagcttcttcatcacGGAAAACTATGTGGTGCTTTGTGTCCAGTCGACGCATTACGCATGGTCTGGCATGAAGATTCTGTGGGAGAGAAATATTCTCGACGCCATGAAACCTTTTGACAAGAGTGTTCCGTGTAAGTGGGCGGTGATTGATCGAAGACAGGGGAAAGGTGTGGTGGCTGAATTTTCTACTCCGGCCggtttcttcttccattcgGTGAATGCCTTTGAGGAGCAGGTAAAGGACGAAAGTGGGAATAGCCATACGGAGGTTTGCATGGATGCCATCTCGTACAACAACGCGGACATCATGCAAGTGTTCTACTATGATGTTCTCTTGGACCGAAACGATGCTACGAAGAAGAACATGCTTGACAAGCAGTTTTACAAAACGATGCAGCAGCGCTTGTCACGATATCGTTTCAGGATCCCATCAAAACAACAGtcgaaagaggaaaaggcctCTGCCGTGGCCAAAGAAGTGTTGACAATCCCAGGCCCTCACATCGGCGAGCTGCCAACCATCCACCCTGCCCTCAACGGTAAGCCATATCGATACGTCTACACCACAAACAACAGAGGCCTCTACATCTTCGCCGACTCCCTCGCCAAGACCGACGTCACTACACAGGGCGTCCTGATCTGGAGTGGACCCAGGGGGCATTCGCCAGGAGAGCCCATTTTCGTTGCACGCCCGGGAGGCAcggacgaggatgacgggGTGTTGCtgtcggtggtggtggatggaACGCTGGAGAAGTCGTATTTGCTGTGTTTGGATGCGA
It encodes:
- a CDS encoding uncharacterized protein (EggNog:ENOG41), with product MAPRQEVAAASPSTLRRLRLQAEQPFRHNRISRRRVQPLLKKNIQYICTTLSEGRVSSIREETDTETETETEAETRWERSTRGDAKTFWVEQLYRYEEL
- a CDS encoding uncharacterized protein (EggNog:ENOG41): MPPAPTITSVKQTFVATQTNILSQPVAPSRAWRASNDASQHPLPNRIVDDAVANLNRTIQQHSRRVYAPQANRHVAEQISHVYSRDAERRMENPDDAEGGIGRELDLVDEQAIETLPAAWPSDRDAEAFPLEATRYAATVRQLTDLNRQRKELRQRVERLRSLQKTVESFQTTDGAGVQENLVTRDGPVEKELEKMRFLLARVAGRVSELSNAPTTQNTDGVELSALAEARKKNIEKFLADGRVFPS